One genomic region from Melioribacteraceae bacterium encodes:
- a CDS encoding S9 family peptidase, which yields MNKKHLIGNLNVCLQKNESTKKKHIRSRNMINRRFLFITFIALLLAVTFIDSTAQKKKLTYKQVYEGGRDMRGFMMMSRPQGWADDNHYLETKADPAKPGSRSVLMKTNVITGESTLYIDNSSVQLPDGFSIDRPAGVTGDYNYYLLNQKNNLYHYSRPDNSFKQLTNDDAEERVPKLSPDGRKVAYVKNNDLYVYDVELEKEIRITNDGTDLIYNGWASWVYMEEILGRATQYSAYWWSPNSDKIAFLRFDDNPVPEFYLTKADGQHGELEKQRYPKPGDPNPYVKLGITTVSDGKIVWADFEEKADHYIAWPEWTPENKLTVQWMNRGQDNIILYSVDTNSGKKTEIYNEKQKEWVEWFEDLYFFNNKSGFILRTNVDGYSHLYYYDLNGKLKKRLTQGEWEVTSINLVDESNKKIYFTGWKEKSTDRHLFVVNLDGSGFKKLTAADGIHSCSVSPGGKYYIDSYSNITTPTKAELYSTDGKLIRTLSDSRNPAAEEFDRANVELFTIPSGDGYDLPAIWYLPADLDPDKKYAVIFNEYGGPNAPSVRNSYSMGLAQHYLAQNGIISISVDHRGTGHFGKKGVALMHRNLGKWEMNDYIAAVKWLKTKSFIDTTRIGITGGSYGGYVSALALTYGADYFTHGIAEFGVMDWKLYDNVYTERYMDTPAENPDGYKAGSVLTYVDKYKGKMLVTHGTIDDNVHMQNSIQLIYDLQRLNKDFELMLYPNQRHGIGFPLAQHATRERVEFWFKHLLGRELDTTKD from the coding sequence ATGAATAAGAAACATCTGATTGGAAATCTAAATGTTTGTTTACAGAAAAATGAATCTACTAAGAAAAAACATATAAGGAGTAGAAACATGATTAACCGGCGATTTTTATTTATCACTTTTATCGCTTTATTACTTGCAGTAACTTTTATTGATTCAACCGCACAGAAGAAAAAACTTACATACAAGCAGGTTTATGAGGGCGGTAGAGACATGCGGGGATTTATGATGATGTCCCGTCCCCAAGGCTGGGCGGATGATAATCATTACCTTGAAACCAAAGCCGACCCGGCAAAACCCGGTTCGCGCTCGGTTCTAATGAAAACTAATGTAATTACCGGCGAATCAACTCTGTATATAGACAACAGCTCCGTTCAATTACCCGATGGTTTTTCGATAGACCGGCCTGCGGGAGTTACCGGGGATTACAATTATTATCTTCTCAATCAGAAGAATAATCTCTACCATTATTCACGTCCGGATAATTCATTTAAACAACTTACAAATGACGATGCTGAAGAACGGGTTCCAAAACTATCTCCTGACGGCAGAAAAGTGGCATATGTAAAAAATAATGATCTCTATGTTTATGATGTGGAACTCGAAAAAGAAATAAGAATTACAAATGACGGAACTGATCTTATCTATAACGGTTGGGCTTCATGGGTTTATATGGAGGAAATACTTGGCCGGGCAACTCAATATTCAGCGTACTGGTGGTCGCCTAACAGCGATAAGATTGCATTCCTCCGTTTTGACGATAACCCGGTCCCTGAATTTTATCTTACAAAAGCCGATGGCCAGCATGGCGAACTGGAAAAACAGAGATACCCGAAACCCGGGGATCCTAATCCATATGTTAAACTCGGTATTACTACAGTTTCCGACGGAAAAATTGTATGGGCCGATTTTGAAGAGAAAGCAGATCATTATATTGCCTGGCCCGAGTGGACACCTGAAAATAAATTAACTGTCCAGTGGATGAACCGCGGTCAGGATAACATAATTCTTTATTCGGTTGATACAAATAGCGGAAAGAAAACCGAGATCTATAATGAAAAACAGAAGGAGTGGGTTGAGTGGTTCGAAGACCTCTATTTCTTCAATAATAAAAGCGGATTTATTTTAAGAACAAATGTCGATGGATACTCCCATCTTTATTACTATGATTTGAATGGAAAGCTTAAAAAGCGGTTGACACAGGGGGAATGGGAAGTAACAAGTATTAATCTTGTTGATGAATCAAATAAGAAAATCTATTTCACAGGATGGAAAGAGAAAAGCACGGACCGCCATCTTTTTGTTGTAAATCTTGACGGAAGCGGATTTAAAAAACTTACAGCGGCTGACGGAATTCACAGCTGTTCTGTTTCACCAGGCGGGAAATATTATATCGATTCATACAGTAACATTACAACACCGACTAAAGCGGAACTCTATTCAACCGACGGTAAGCTGATCAGAACTTTAAGCGATTCAAGAAATCCTGCAGCAGAAGAGTTTGACCGTGCAAATGTAGAACTCTTTACAATCCCTTCCGGCGACGGTTACGACCTTCCTGCCATCTGGTATCTACCGGCTGATTTGGATCCAGATAAAAAGTATGCAGTTATTTTCAACGAATACGGCGGACCGAATGCTCCATCGGTCAGAAATTCCTATTCGATGGGTCTCGCCCAGCATTATCTTGCCCAGAACGGAATAATCTCTATTTCGGTTGACCACCGCGGAACAGGCCATTTCGGCAAGAAAGGTGTTGCACTGATGCACCGTAATCTAGGCAAATGGGAAATGAATGATTATATAGCTGCGGTTAAATGGCTCAAGACAAAATCATTTATCGATACTACTAGAATTGGCATTACAGGCGGAAGCTACGGCGGATATGTTTCCGCTCTTGCATTAACTTACGGCGCAGATTATTTTACGCACGGCATCGCGGAGTTCGGAGTGATGGATTGGAAGCTCTACGACAATGTATATACCGAGCGTTATATGGACACTCCCGCAGAAAACCCCGATGGTTATAAAGCCGGCTCGGTTCTTACATATGTCGATAAGTACAAAGGCAAAATGCTTGTTACCCACGGTACAATTGACGATAACGTTCATATGCAGAATTCTATTCAGCTGATTTATGACCTGCAGAGACTTAATAAGGATTTTGAACTGATGCTTTATCCGAATCAGCGTCACGGTATCGGATTCCCTCTCGCTCAGCATGCAACTCGTGAGAGAGTTGAATTCTGGTTTAAGCATTTGCTCGGAAGAGAACTGGATACAACCAAAGATTAA
- a CDS encoding thioredoxin family protein, with protein MQTEITTLAEFEEIIKTNNAVAFYMSTPDCNVCKVLKPKLIDFLEKKFPGIVFVYINIAHAKELAAQKNVFTVPTILFYFYGREYIRKARFVNLQELGNELERIYTNIE; from the coding sequence ATGCAGACTGAAATAACCACACTCGCGGAATTCGAAGAAATTATTAAAACAAATAATGCAGTAGCCTTTTATATGAGCACACCCGACTGCAATGTGTGCAAGGTCCTCAAACCAAAACTCATCGATTTTCTGGAAAAAAAATTTCCCGGGATAGTATTCGTGTACATAAATATTGCGCACGCCAAAGAGCTTGCAGCCCAAAAAAATGTTTTTACCGTTCCAACTATTTTGTTTTACTTTTATGGCAGGGAGTATATCAGGAAAGCAAGGTTTGTTAATCTGCAAGAGCTCGGCAATGAGCTTGAAAGGATCTACACTAATATTGAATAG
- a CDS encoding response regulator transcription factor, with product MPKILIVEDEPAMRMGLTDNLEFEGYQIDSVSDGEAGLNKILNTPYDLVLLDVMLPKMSGFDVCRKVRESGSKTPIILLTAKGEEIDKVLGLELGADDYITKPFSLRELIARIKAILRRSGQSPAGESVKIGRLELRFKTFNAFENGTEIPMSHKEFEVLEYLYQHRNKTVSRDSLLKDVWKQEATTTRTIDNFILRLRQKIESDPDHPKIILTVHGIGYKLISG from the coding sequence ATGCCGAAAATTTTAATTGTTGAAGACGAACCGGCTATGCGGATGGGACTGACAGATAACCTGGAGTTCGAAGGTTATCAGATCGATTCCGTATCAGATGGCGAAGCTGGCCTGAATAAAATTTTAAATACTCCGTATGACCTTGTGCTTCTTGATGTAATGCTTCCGAAAATGTCGGGTTTCGATGTTTGCAGAAAAGTGCGGGAATCGGGCTCGAAGACGCCAATTATTCTGCTTACGGCTAAAGGTGAGGAAATCGATAAAGTGCTCGGTCTAGAACTCGGTGCAGATGATTACATTACAAAGCCATTCAGTCTGCGCGAACTTATTGCCAGGATCAAAGCAATTCTGAGGCGCAGCGGTCAGTCTCCGGCAGGTGAATCTGTTAAGATCGGCCGGCTCGAACTCCGTTTTAAAACTTTCAACGCTTTTGAGAACGGTACTGAAATTCCTATGTCCCACAAGGAATTCGAAGTACTTGAATATCTTTATCAGCACAGGAACAAGACCGTAAGCCGGGATTCACTCCTGAAGGATGTTTGGAAACAGGAAGCTACCACTACTAGAACAATCGATAATTTCATTTTACGTCTCAGGCAGAAGATCGAATCGGATCCGGATCATCCCAAAATAATTCTTACTGTACACGGAATAGGTTACAAATTGATCTCGGGATAA
- a CDS encoding glycosyl hydrolase, whose translation MKITRLFFLLIVASSILLYAQKEKEQVKKEKDFLSSSTFSGLKWRGIGPAFTSGRIADFAVNPKNHSEYYVAVASGHVWKTTNAGTTWMAVTDTLPYSIGVVVMDPNNSNVVWVGTGENNHQRALGWGNGVYKTIDGGKSWKNMGLKDSRQVGGIIIDPRNSNVVYVAAEGSVWGPGGERGLYKTTDGGKTWTKVLNISENTGINNVIFDPRNPDVIYATSEQRRRHIFTKIGGGPESAVYKSYDAGATWEKIMSGLPRVDIGGMGIAISPVNPDVLYLIVQAAENGSGFYRSTNRGASWEKMSDHHESGQYYNEIYCDPKDVDKVYSMETVSHVTVDAGRTWKALSNNNRHVDDHAIWINPDDTDNFLIGGDGGIYETWDGGETYDFKENLPVTQFYRVNVDNDLPFYNVYGGTQDNNSFGGPSQTIKADGIVNDDWTVTNGGDGFWTAIDPNNPDIVYAESQYGGMVRYDRKSGEAVSIRPEPGKGEKTYKWYWDTPLIISPHSPTRLYCAAERVFRSDDRGDSWQVISDDLSTQTDRNTFPVMGKYWSYDAVAKDVSTSLFGLIVSFAESPVKENLLYAGTDDGLVQVSEDAKTWRKVEIPGVPKFTLVSDILPDRFNENVVYASFNNHKRDDFKPYIFKSMDKGKTWKSIAANLPVDGPVNTIEQDFVNPNLLFVGTEWSFFFSLDGGEKWIELKNGLPKVKVCDIVLHQRENDIIIATFGRGFYILDNFTPIRLASKETFAKESHIFPVKDALTYVQMGGRYGQGSTYFKSPNPEFGATITYFIKEVPKTLKAERKEKERELFKDGKPIPQPSFDDIRAEQEEKAPYLIFTIKDESGMVVKKITRSASSGLNRILWDLRYESTAPVMASNNKFEPVGRQNSGIFAMPGKYRVEMSMVYRGEEKKLAGQADFNVVVLNNTTLPAANRAELSAFQKKGAELVRTVMGAQRFTNELANKVETIRQTINNTPGATFDLMKKANAIAKDLDDIQFKFSGPPVAASAEETPPREVTLNQRLRTMIGSQMRSTSNVTEKQKVAYEVLYEEIQPVLQQLKKISEVDIKSIESELEKAGAPWTPGRTPELN comes from the coding sequence ATGAAAATAACACGTCTATTTTTCCTCCTTATTGTAGCTTCATCAATTCTACTTTACGCTCAAAAGGAAAAGGAACAGGTTAAGAAAGAGAAGGATTTTCTATCCTCATCAACATTTTCGGGACTGAAATGGCGGGGAATAGGGCCCGCTTTTACAAGCGGTAGAATAGCCGACTTTGCAGTGAATCCTAAAAATCACAGTGAATATTATGTAGCTGTTGCAAGCGGACACGTCTGGAAAACAACTAATGCTGGTACAACCTGGATGGCTGTTACAGATACGCTTCCTTATTCGATTGGAGTTGTTGTAATGGACCCTAATAATTCGAATGTAGTATGGGTCGGCACCGGCGAAAATAATCACCAGCGCGCCTTGGGTTGGGGAAACGGAGTTTACAAGACAATCGACGGCGGTAAATCCTGGAAAAATATGGGATTGAAAGATTCGAGGCAGGTCGGCGGAATTATTATCGACCCTCGCAATTCTAATGTTGTTTATGTTGCTGCGGAAGGATCTGTATGGGGTCCGGGCGGCGAACGCGGATTATATAAAACAACCGACGGAGGAAAGACATGGACCAAAGTACTGAACATCAGTGAAAACACCGGGATTAATAATGTAATCTTTGATCCGCGAAATCCAGACGTTATTTATGCAACATCCGAACAGAGAAGAAGGCACATATTCACCAAGATCGGCGGAGGGCCCGAAAGCGCGGTTTATAAATCCTACGATGCCGGCGCAACCTGGGAAAAGATAATGAGCGGATTACCGCGCGTAGATATCGGCGGTATGGGAATTGCAATTTCTCCTGTTAATCCGGATGTCCTTTACCTTATAGTACAGGCAGCGGAAAACGGAAGCGGATTTTACCGTTCCACAAACCGCGGTGCTTCCTGGGAGAAAATGAGCGACCATCATGAATCCGGTCAGTACTATAACGAAATCTATTGCGACCCGAAAGACGTTGATAAAGTCTATTCGATGGAAACTGTTTCGCATGTCACAGTGGATGCCGGTAGAACATGGAAAGCCCTGAGCAACAATAACCGTCACGTTGACGATCATGCTATCTGGATTAATCCTGACGATACGGATAATTTCCTGATCGGCGGTGACGGCGGAATTTATGAAACGTGGGACGGCGGTGAAACATACGACTTCAAAGAAAATCTGCCTGTAACACAATTTTATAGAGTTAACGTAGACAACGATCTTCCCTTCTATAATGTATACGGCGGGACACAGGATAACAACAGTTTCGGCGGACCTTCGCAGACCATCAAGGCTGACGGAATTGTAAACGACGACTGGACCGTTACAAACGGAGGTGACGGATTCTGGACCGCAATCGATCCGAATAATCCCGATATAGTTTATGCTGAATCCCAATACGGCGGAATGGTTCGTTACGACCGCAAAAGCGGTGAAGCAGTCAGTATCCGTCCCGAACCCGGTAAAGGTGAGAAAACTTACAAATGGTACTGGGATACTCCACTTATAATCAGCCCCCATTCGCCAACTAGATTGTATTGTGCGGCCGAGCGTGTATTCAGAAGCGACGACCGAGGAGACAGCTGGCAGGTTATAAGCGACGATCTTTCAACTCAGACAGACCGCAACACTTTTCCTGTAATGGGAAAATACTGGAGTTATGATGCCGTTGCTAAAGATGTGAGCACTTCGCTCTTCGGGCTGATTGTATCGTTCGCTGAATCACCGGTTAAGGAGAATCTTCTTTATGCAGGAACTGACGATGGACTCGTACAGGTTTCTGAAGATGCAAAAACTTGGCGTAAAGTTGAAATACCCGGTGTTCCGAAATTTACTCTTGTAAGCGATATACTACCGGACCGTTTCAATGAAAATGTGGTTTATGCTTCTTTCAACAATCATAAGCGCGACGACTTCAAACCATATATTTTCAAAAGTATGGATAAAGGAAAGACCTGGAAATCGATCGCAGCAAATCTTCCTGTCGACGGCCCGGTTAATACTATTGAACAGGATTTCGTAAATCCCAATCTCCTTTTTGTGGGAACGGAGTGGTCGTTTTTCTTCAGTCTGGACGGCGGCGAGAAATGGATTGAATTGAAGAACGGATTACCGAAAGTAAAAGTATGCGACATAGTTCTTCATCAGCGTGAAAATGATATTATCATTGCTACATTCGGAAGAGGGTTTTATATACTGGATAACTTTACTCCGATCCGTCTCGCATCGAAAGAGACCTTCGCAAAGGAATCTCACATATTCCCCGTTAAAGATGCGTTGACATATGTTCAGATGGGAGGACGTTACGGTCAGGGCTCAACCTATTTCAAATCGCCCAATCCAGAATTTGGCGCAACAATTACTTATTTCATAAAAGAAGTTCCTAAAACATTAAAAGCCGAAAGAAAAGAGAAAGAGCGGGAATTATTCAAAGACGGTAAACCGATTCCCCAGCCTTCATTCGATGATATAAGAGCAGAACAGGAAGAGAAAGCTCCATATTTAATCTTCACAATAAAAGATGAAAGCGGAATGGTTGTTAAAAAAATAACCCGTTCTGCTTCGTCAGGATTGAACCGGATATTATGGGATCTCCGATATGAAAGCACTGCACCGGTTATGGCAAGCAACAACAAGTTTGAACCGGTTGGAAGACAGAACAGCGGGATATTTGCAATGCCCGGCAAATACAGAGTTGAAATGTCGATGGTTTACAGAGGAGAGGAAAAGAAACTCGCCGGTCAGGCAGATTTTAATGTTGTAGTTCTGAACAATACAACTCTGCCCGCGGCAAACAGAGCCGAACTGTCTGCATTCCAGAAGAAGGGTGCTGAACTCGTAAGAACTGTAATGGGTGCACAAAGATTTACAAATGAACTTGCAAATAAGGTTGAAACGATACGCCAGACGATTAACAACACACCGGGCGCAACATTCGATCTTATGAAGAAAGCGAACGCGATCGCAAAAGATCTTGATGACATTCAATTCAAATTCAGCGGACCTCCGGTTGCGGCAAGCGCCGAAGAGACACCTCCGCGTGAAGTAACGCTCAACCAGAGACTTAGAACTATGATCGGGTCACAGATGCGTTCAACATCGAATGTAACTGAGAAGCAGAAAGTTGCATACGAAGTTCTTTACGAAGAGATTCAGCCGGTTCTTCAGCAGCTAAAGAAAATCAGCGAGGTTGATATTAAATCGATTGAATCTGAGCTTGAAAAAGCAGGAGCGCCGTGGACTCCCGGAAGAACTCCTGAATTGAATTAA
- a CDS encoding ATP-binding protein: MKGFLFRNFDILLLQKTKLISNFCSDMNKPKKKIILILLIVLLLPILFFTFREITSLSNDEELIEEIYNNQLQSILFSVNQYSDDMVRSWTLRISSILENNLNEKNLEKDLESLFRESESVKSIFVSDTLYRNQFYAAFEENGVVLKNKNDFYVGMAQSSKDILLRLFRYSESDFKKIEPVIPDSGNLLHFLFVLSGGKFCFISIDKDLFVQKTLSPKVQSVARDQFIVNISDSVSGRIVYQTARFNPNESMLKKNLWLIPGFQIGIELKGETVTDLVKSRTSTNLIIFLGFAFLMLIAVWYAYRNIKKEVELAQIKSDFVSNVSHELRTPLALISMFSETLELGRVKSEEKKNEYYGIISREAGRLSNIVNKILSFSQIEAGKRYYHFKNFVLNDLLQKIYDTYKFHLSNKGFDFLFSQPDCQVLINGDEEALSEAVINLIDNAVKYSGEIKSVTLRLQINNDSALIEVEDKGIGIAKEEQVKIFEKFYRASKGLVHDTKGTGLGLSLVKHIMEAHKGRIEIESQPGEGSLFRLLIPLNKQE; encoded by the coding sequence TTGAAAGGGTTTTTATTCCGGAATTTTGATATTTTGCTTCTGCAAAAGACAAAATTGATCTCGAATTTCTGCTCTGATATGAACAAACCTAAAAAAAAAATTATTCTAATTCTATTAATTGTTCTACTCCTTCCAATTTTATTTTTTACATTTCGTGAAATTACCTCTCTTAGCAATGATGAAGAATTGATAGAGGAAATATACAATAATCAGCTCCAATCGATCCTCTTTTCGGTTAATCAATATTCTGACGATATGGTTAGAAGCTGGACGTTAAGGATTTCTTCTATCCTCGAAAATAATTTGAACGAAAAAAACCTTGAAAAGGACCTGGAAAGTCTATTCAGGGAATCGGAATCGGTGAAATCTATATTTGTCTCCGACACACTTTACCGTAATCAATTCTATGCTGCGTTTGAAGAGAACGGGGTTGTATTGAAAAACAAGAATGACTTTTATGTTGGAATGGCCCAAAGCAGTAAAGATATTTTACTAAGACTCTTCAGGTACAGCGAATCCGATTTCAAAAAAATCGAACCGGTTATTCCTGATTCCGGTAACCTTCTCCATTTTCTATTTGTCCTCTCCGGCGGCAAGTTTTGCTTTATCTCAATTGATAAGGATCTCTTCGTGCAAAAAACACTTTCGCCAAAGGTTCAGAGCGTTGCAAGAGACCAGTTTATTGTGAATATATCGGACTCTGTAAGCGGAAGAATAGTTTATCAGACCGCCCGATTCAATCCGAATGAAAGTATGCTCAAAAAAAATCTCTGGCTTATCCCAGGTTTCCAGATTGGAATAGAGCTTAAAGGGGAAACCGTAACTGATCTGGTGAAGAGCAGGACTTCAACCAACCTTATAATATTTCTCGGCTTCGCATTTCTGATGTTAATTGCCGTCTGGTATGCGTACAGGAATATTAAAAAAGAAGTTGAACTTGCGCAGATCAAATCGGATTTTGTTTCCAATGTCTCCCATGAACTCCGGACACCCCTTGCCTTGATCAGTATGTTTTCTGAAACGCTCGAACTCGGAAGGGTAAAATCCGAGGAAAAGAAAAACGAGTATTACGGAATCATCAGCCGCGAAGCCGGCCGGCTAAGCAATATTGTAAATAAGATACTAAGCTTTTCACAGATAGAAGCCGGTAAAAGATATTATCATTTCAAAAACTTTGTGCTGAACGACCTTCTTCAAAAAATTTATGATACTTATAAATTTCATCTTTCTAATAAAGGATTTGATTTTTTATTCAGTCAGCCGGATTGTCAGGTTTTAATTAATGGAGATGAAGAAGCTCTTTCAGAAGCGGTAATTAATCTGATCGATAACGCCGTTAAATACAGCGGGGAAATTAAATCGGTTACTCTAAGACTTCAAATAAATAATGATTCTGCTCTTATTGAGGTTGAAGATAAGGGAATTGGGATTGCAAAAGAAGAACAGGTTAAAATCTTCGAAAAATTTTACCGGGCCTCAAAGGGATTAGTTCACGATACAAAAGGGACCGGACTAGGATTATCGCTCGTCAAGCATATTATGGAGGCTCATAAGGGGAGAATAGAAATTGAAAGCCAACCCGGGGAGGGGAGTCTTTTCCGGCTCCTTATTCCTCTCAATAAACAGGAGTAG
- a CDS encoding aldo/keto reductase gives MEYTFLGRTGLRVSRICLGTMNFGPYTSEQDSFGIMNRSLDLGINFFDTANVYGWEKGVGVTEGIIGKWFAEDKSRRDKVVLATKVYGKMGEGPNDSKLSAYHIKKACEESLKRMQTDHIDLYQMHHIDRNTPWDEVYQAMDQLIAEGKIIYVGSSNFAAWNLSEAYYKAKERHSLGIVSEQSIYSLRNRNIELEVIPACKAFGIALIPWSPMGGGILCGVLEKAKEGRRTREPLQKSVEKLRPQIEEYENFCKELGLNPADVALAWVLNNPVVTSPIVGPRTVKQLEENAKALEIKLNEDALKKLDAIWPGPGGQAPEAYAW, from the coding sequence ATGGAATATACTTTTTTAGGTAGAACAGGATTAAGAGTAAGCAGAATCTGTCTTGGTACAATGAACTTCGGTCCCTATACTTCCGAACAGGATAGTTTCGGTATTATGAACAGGTCGCTTGATCTCGGTATTAATTTCTTCGATACTGCAAATGTTTACGGCTGGGAAAAAGGAGTTGGTGTTACAGAAGGAATAATCGGAAAATGGTTTGCCGAAGATAAAAGCAGAAGAGATAAAGTGGTTCTCGCTACTAAAGTCTACGGTAAAATGGGGGAGGGACCTAATGATTCTAAGCTCTCAGCCTATCATATAAAAAAAGCATGCGAAGAGAGTCTTAAAAGAATGCAGACAGACCATATTGATCTTTATCAGATGCACCACATCGATCGTAATACACCGTGGGACGAGGTCTATCAGGCCATGGATCAGCTGATTGCCGAAGGAAAAATTATTTATGTGGGAAGCAGCAATTTTGCGGCATGGAATCTTTCCGAAGCTTACTACAAAGCTAAAGAAAGACATTCCCTTGGCATAGTTTCGGAACAGAGCATTTACAGTCTCCGCAACAGGAATATTGAGCTCGAAGTTATCCCGGCATGCAAAGCATTCGGAATCGCTTTGATACCGTGGAGCCCAATGGGCGGCGGAATTCTATGCGGCGTTTTAGAGAAGGCCAAAGAAGGCAGAAGAACAAGAGAACCGTTGCAAAAATCGGTTGAAAAACTCCGTCCGCAAATCGAGGAATACGAAAATTTCTGTAAAGAACTCGGATTGAATCCCGCTGATGTTGCCTTAGCCTGGGTACTTAATAACCCGGTGGTTACTTCTCCGATTGTGGGTCCAAGAACAGTTAAGCAGCTGGAGGAAAATGCAAAAGCGCTGGAAATCAAATTGAACGAGGATGCATTAAAGAAATTGGATGCAATTTGGCCGGGGCCGGGCGGTCAGGCACCCGAAGCATATGCCTGGTAA
- a CDS encoding HEAT repeat domain-containing protein yields the protein MKHTKINFVKKGMLILFTMAILTNSTYADLQNELKCRDKNAAVANLIHGIKSDNLGLMKSSVYFAGKYRVKEAVPALISELNSAKDSNCKVLIALSLYLIGDERGIEAVFKIAKTDRNERVRHMCNAIYAEFSKNKLNRDFIAEIKLF from the coding sequence ATGAAACACACAAAAATCAACTTCGTTAAAAAGGGAATGTTGATTCTCTTTACCATGGCAATCTTAACTAATTCAACTTATGCGGATTTACAGAATGAGTTAAAGTGCAGAGATAAAAATGCGGCTGTTGCGAATCTTATTCACGGCATCAAATCTGATAATCTGGGTCTGATGAAAAGTTCTGTTTACTTCGCAGGCAAATACCGTGTTAAGGAAGCGGTTCCGGCTCTGATAAGTGAATTGAATTCAGCAAAAGATTCCAACTGCAAGGTTCTTATTGCGCTTTCATTATATCTGATAGGCGATGAAAGAGGCATCGAAGCTGTATTCAAAATTGCAAAGACAGACAGGAATGAACGTGTCCGCCATATGTGTAATGCGATTTATGCGGAGTTTTCAAAAAATAAACTAAACAGGGATTTTATTGCTGAAATAAAGCTGTTCTGA
- a CDS encoding VOC family protein — MVSKNKLVPHLWFNKEAREAAEYYASLFRNSEVTNITTISGTPSGEVDIVGFKIWDVEFTAISAGPLFKINPSISFFVYCGSGNEIDRLYKSLSENGTVLMPLDKYPWSSKYAWVQDKFGVSWQLDIDDINSGQKIVPAILFVNEKAGKLKEAVEHYTTIFPDSKIMMESPWDKSSGLPEGSLLFTQFKLNGYIFNAMSGGTPKHEFDFNEAVSFMAYCNDQQEIDYYWEKLSAGGTEQPCGWVKDKFGVSWQVVPVEMMTMMHTENKERLERLTKSMLKMGKLDREELISAFYGK; from the coding sequence ATGGTTTCAAAAAATAAACTAGTTCCTCACCTCTGGTTCAATAAAGAGGCAAGGGAAGCAGCGGAATATTATGCTTCATTATTCCGGAATTCAGAAGTAACAAATATTACAACAATTTCAGGGACACCTTCGGGTGAAGTTGATATTGTAGGTTTCAAAATATGGGATGTAGAGTTTACGGCAATCAGCGCCGGACCGTTATTCAAGATCAATCCTTCAATTTCATTTTTCGTTTATTGCGGTTCCGGAAATGAAATTGATCGGCTTTATAAAAGTCTTTCGGAGAACGGAACTGTATTAATGCCTCTCGACAAATATCCCTGGAGCAGTAAATACGCATGGGTTCAGGATAAATTTGGTGTCTCCTGGCAGCTTGATATAGACGATATAAATTCCGGTCAGAAGATTGTTCCAGCAATACTTTTTGTAAATGAAAAAGCCGGAAAATTAAAAGAGGCTGTTGAACATTACACTACGATCTTCCCTGATTCAAAAATCATGATGGAATCGCCCTGGGATAAATCCTCCGGCCTGCCAGAGGGATCCCTTCTCTTTACCCAATTCAAACTAAACGGTTATATATTCAATGCAATGAGCGGCGGTACTCCGAAACACGAGTTCGATTTTAATGAGGCGGTTTCATTTATGGCCTACTGCAATGATCAGCAAGAGATCGATTATTACTGGGAGAAATTATCTGCCGGAGGAACCGAACAACCTTGCGGGTGGGTGAAGGATAAATTCGGTGTGTCCTGGCAGGTAGTTCCCGTAGAAATGATGACAATGATGCATACTGAAAATAAAGAGAGGCTGGAAAGATTAACCAAATCGATGCTTAAAATGGGAAAACTCGACCGGGAAGAACTGATAAGCGCATTTTACGGAAAATGA